GAACCGGGGCGGCACGCGCCATTGGCGGCGCGTCGCGGACCGGGCTTGCCAGCATGTCGCCGAATGAATCGCCGAGCGCCGTGATGTCGTCGCGCGAGCGCGCAAATCCGCTGCTGCGTTTCGCAGGGCGCCGCCGGAACATGCCGAGAAAATCCACCATCCCCGCTTCGCTTCAGCCTTTCATGGTGATCCCGCGACCTTGCCCGCAGACCAGTCGATTCGCACGCGAACCCGAGCATGTTCCGGAAAACTGGGCACCGGCTTCCGGACCGACCATGCTCAAACAATACGACAAGGCGCGATGACCGCGCCTTGAATGAATGGATGCCCCGAGCCTGGCCAACATCTCGATCCCCCTCAAGCGCATCTCCAGGCCGGGCCACTCCAGTAAATACAATCTCGCTCCGCGCGCTTCAACCTCGCGGGCCGAGGATATTATCTAACGTATTGATTCTACTTGGGCTTGCCTGGAAGAAGCTGAAGCGGCGACGGCGGGGCCGAACCGGGCGCGGCCGGCGTCCCGCATTTGCCGTTCTGCCCGCCCTGGGACTGGATGAACAGGCCCTGCACCTTGCCGCTATTGGATTCGACGCGCGAGACGCCGGTGGTCATGTCGACCAGCAGACGGTCGCCGCGCAGCACGTTCTGGCACTGGGTCAGCACCACGCCGCCGAGCATCGTGATCAGGTTGGTCTTGGTGTCGAAGATCGCGGTTTCGCCGGTAACCACCTGATCCTTTTGGGTTACCACGACGTTGCCCCGCGCCTCGAGGCGTTTGATCGACGACGCGCCGCCGGGGCCGGGGGTCGCCGACTGCATCGGGGCGGCGGAGCCCTTCGCGCCCTTGGCGTTGCTGTTGGCCGGCTGCTGCTGCGACTGGCCCGAGCTCGATTCGTAGAACACCACCAGCGTCTTCGAGGTCATGGTGGTGTCGCCCTGCACCACCTTCACGTTGCCGGAGAAGGTCGCTTCCTTCTTCTTGTCGCGCATTTCGAGCGAGGCGGCCTCGATCTGGATCGGCTGGTCGCGGTTCTGCGAAAAGCCCTGCATGGCGTTGGGGACGCCGGTCATCGAGCCTTGCGCGCTTGCAGCGCTCGCGGCGAAGAGCGAGAGCGCGAACGCCGCAATTGCTGTGCCGCGCGGAAAAGATCTCATCATCAATGTCATTTCGGGTTGGCGGATCTGCGTGCCTTGGGCGGCGGCGGAGGTGGTGCGGGTTCGGCGGGCTGGCTGGCGGCGTTATTGTCGCCGAGCTTGTCGAGATGCATCACCACGTTGCCCTCGAACCGCACAACTTCGCCGTTGTTGTAGATCCGCAGCTTGTCGGAGGTCAGCGTCCCGTCGAGCAGCTTGACGTCGACATGCTCGTCCGAGGTCACGGTGCCCTTGTTCATGTCGACGAAGGCCTGCGTCAGCCTCGCCTCATAGCCGGTCGACGATTGCAGGAAGATATCCTTGCGCAGGTCGAGCAGCTGCTGCTTGTTGTCGAAGAAGCCGGTGCGCGCATCCATCGTCACCGTCGATTGGTCCTCCATCGCCACCTTGGCGCGGATCGTCTTCAACTCGACATGATCGGGATCGGTCACGTCCTGGATCGCAGCCTTGGCCCACATCTCGTAGGGCCGCCCGTCGGTCGAGAAGCCGGACAAATGCGGCGATTCCATCGTGATCTTGGTCCCCGACACCACGAGATTGTCCATCTCGACGGGCATTTTGGGCATCAGAGCGCGGAACGGATTGACGATCGAAACGAAGACGATCGCCGCCATCGCCAGCACCACCGCCGCCGGCACCGCGATGCGCAGGATCCGCACCATGCGGCTGTGCCGCGCGGCCGCGGCAAAGCGCGCCTCGAGGGTGGCGCCGTAGGCTGGATTCTGAACCGAACTCACCGCTGCTCCAGAGGCGCGAAATTGCCGTCCATCCTACCCGTAGCCGCACAAATATGCAGCCCGGACTTCGCGTCGCGCCCCCGAAAGCGACCTCGCGTGAACAGTTTGGCCGAAACGGGGCGGAAATGGCCTCCGCC
The DNA window shown above is from Bradyrhizobium sp. ISRA464 and carries:
- a CDS encoding LptA/OstA family protein — encoded protein: MMRSFPRGTAIAAFALSLFAASAASAQGSMTGVPNAMQGFSQNRDQPIQIEAASLEMRDKKKEATFSGNVKVVQGDTTMTSKTLVVFYESSSGQSQQQPANSNAKGAKGSAAPMQSATPGPGGASSIKRLEARGNVVVTQKDQVVTGETAIFDTKTNLITMLGGVVLTQCQNVLRGDRLLVDMTTGVSRVESNSGKVQGLFIQSQGGQNGKCGTPAAPGSAPPSPLQLLPGKPK
- the lptC gene encoding LPS export ABC transporter periplasmic protein LptC; translated protein: MSSVQNPAYGATLEARFAAAARHSRMVRILRIAVPAAVVLAMAAIVFVSIVNPFRALMPKMPVEMDNLVVSGTKITMESPHLSGFSTDGRPYEMWAKAAIQDVTDPDHVELKTIRAKVAMEDQSTVTMDARTGFFDNKQQLLDLRKDIFLQSSTGYEARLTQAFVDMNKGTVTSDEHVDVKLLDGTLTSDKLRIYNNGEVVRFEGNVVMHLDKLGDNNAASQPAEPAPPPPPPKARRSANPK